The Euphorbia lathyris chromosome 8, ddEupLath1.1, whole genome shotgun sequence genome has a window encoding:
- the LOC136202390 gene encoding E3 ubiquitin ligase PARAQUAT TOLERANCE 3-like isoform X2, which produces MAIHFRFRSSLCFDSVDIEGRSSISVRDLKSKIVLNKNLNICQDFDLVLCDAKTGQEYFEENFQIPSGSSVIIKRVPSGSVHSDMVRGFPVDNVRTKDTNVVETSTPMNVENDNFDDFGVDLCPIFGASISGSDLDGDKKLYFTNSKSDEEIARFLEMPVVGYEKAEASELSEAIPRGIDGEKDTSQMNSKPRVEELVKPERVVTANTVAIQSIDLPAELKCTLCNTCFKEAVMIPCCQHSFCEKCIRLVLTEKGRCPKCLSTKFKEENLLPNVSLRQAIEHFLESQILMTSTDKAFGYAPDGESGIQVKEMSCAASIQQRDEELSHSPCTTGRGSNQIIVKPINVNSSLSQKLKQNNGKKHSSTRTEFERRPENLVVEFQGENQPMHEEESTIKKKAPWIHSAGANRSFVDTGRQRKGDRTCYLCGSPDHFIRDCPAASSSYPMLHTGSAMFPGDVPGYLSPYWNRSPFPQMSPFPNPYGNPFNATMVPPTTFAVQSYMPSIFSSMPFYGGFPMMGGVASSVVPCAEWHQELQGHEKRQKISNNSSKRQQSFDDDDDDDNNIKKRHYYSESKRSHDPKAPRDRDDGLSHSRNSSTERPHGERHCSYFHDEPERSSSEVEDMPCNSNWHSDEKHKHHHRNSKIHDGGRKRRGGDSIRSYHESTRAKDDKIKRVVSDAKREKHKQNSHESTGAKDDKRNRGDGDSIHSYHDSARAKDDKTKRVLSDSKRGKNKQKRLSESGLEPCISSEWKTRRKERESSNGSRHSRHNSRSMNNEPSNERWQMASRSDEDGEDDYYHKRKRLQ; this is translated from the exons ATGGCTATCCATTTCAGATTCAGGAGCTCTCTTTGCTTTGACTCTGTCGACATCGAAGGTCGTTCTTCAATTTCAGTTCGCGATCTCAAATCCAAAATTGTTCTTAACAAGAACCTAAATATTTGCCAAGATTTTGATCTCGTTCTTTGTGATGCCAAAACTGGTCAAG AGTATTTCGAGGAAAATTTTCAAATTCCAAGCGGCTCAAGTGTGATTATCAAGAGGGTCCCTTCAGGATCAGTGCATTCGGATAT GGTTCGAGGTTTTCCTGTTGATAATGTTAGAACTAAAGACACAAATGTGGTTGAGACCTCTACTCCAATG aatgTAGAAAATGACAACTTTGATGATTTTGGGGTTGATTTGTGCCCTATTTTCGGGGCAAGTATATCTGGTTCTGATCTTGATGGGGATAAGAAATTGTACTTTACCAACAGTAAGTCTGACGAGGAAATTGCAAG ATTCCTTGAGATGCCTGTGGTAGGATATGAGAAAGCAGAAGCAAGTGAACTTAGTGAAGCTATTCCGAGAG GTATTGATGGTGAGAAGGACACATCTCAAATGAATTCAAAGCCTAGAGTTGAAGAATTAGTAAAACCGGAGAG AGTTGTTACTGCCAATACAGTAGCCATACAAAGCATTGATTTGCCAGCTGAGTTGAAATGCACTCTCTGTAACACTTGTTTTAAGGAGGCTGTGATGATTCCTTGCTGCCAGCATAGTTTTTGCGAGAAGT GCATTCGTCTAGTGCTTACTGAGAAAGGAAGGTGTCCCAAGTGCTTATCCACCAAATTCAAAGAGGAAAATTTGCTACCAAATGTGTCTCTTAGGCAAGCAATAGAACATTTTCTTGAATCTCAAATCCTAATGACAAGTACGGATAAAGCTTTTGGATATGCTCCAG ATGGAGAATCAGGAATTCAAGTGAAAGAAATGTCATGTGCTGCGAGTATTCAGCAAAGAGATGAAGAGTTGTCTCACTCTCCTTGTACTACAGGGAGGGGTTCCAATCAAATTATCGTAAAGCCCATAAATGTGAATTCATCTCTCTCCCAAAAGTTAAAACAAAATAATGGTAAAAAGCATTCCTCCACACGAACGGAATTCGAAAGGCGGCCTGAGAATTTGGTTGTTGAATTCCAAGGGGAAAACCAGCCCATGCACGAGGAAG AGTCCACTATAAAGAAGAAGGCGCCATGGATACATTCTGCag GTGCCAACAGAAGTTTCGTGGATACAGGAAGGCAGAGAAAG GGAGATCGTACATGTTACTTGTGTGGATCTCCAGATCATTTTATAAGGGATTGCCCAGCTGCGTCAAGTTCATATCCTATGCTTCACACAG GAAGTGCTATGTTTCCAGGAGATGTGCCTGGTTACTTATCACCATACTGGAACAGGTCTCCTTTCCCTCAGATGAGTCCGTTTCCAAATCCATATGGCAATCCCTTCAATGCAACCATGGTTCCACCTACAACTTTTGCTGTTCAGTCTTATATGCCTTCTATATTCAGCAGCATGCCTTTCTACGG TGGTTTCCCAATGATGGGAGGTGTGGCATCCTCAGTAGTGCCCTGTGCAGAGTGGCATCAAGAGCTTCAGGGCCATGAGAAGAGACAAAAGATCTCAAATAATAGTTCAAAGAG GCAACAATcttttgatgatgatgatgacgaCGACAACAATATCAAAAAGAGGCATTACTATAGCGAATCAAAAAGGTCACATGACCCCAAAGCACCTCGAGATAGGGATGATGGTTTAAGCCACTCCAGGAACAGCTCTACTGAAAGGCCGCATGGGGAACGCCACTGTAGTTATTTTCACGATGAGCCAGAAAGGTCAAGTTCTGAAGTAGAAGATATGCCATGTAACTCCAACTGGCACAGTGACGAGAAGCATAAGCATCACCATAGGAATTCAAAGATTCATGACGGTGGAAGGAAGCGAAGGGGTGGTGATTCTATTCGTAGTTACCATGAAAGTACTAGAGCAAAAGAtgataaaataaagcgagtcGTGTCTGATGCCAAAAGGGAGAAGCATAAACAGAACAGCCATGAAAGTACTGGAGCAAAAGATGATAAAAGAAACCGAGGTGATGGTGATTCTATTCATAGTTACCATGACAGTGCTAGAGCAAAAGATGATAAAACAAAGAGAGTTCTGTCTGATTCCAAAAGGGGGAAGAATAAACAGAAGAGACTGTCAGAATCAGGTTTGGAACCATGCATATCCAGCGAATGGAAAACACGACGGAAAGAGAGAGAGTCCAGTAATGGATCAAGACATTCCAGGCACAATTCAAGGTCAATGAATAATGAGCCAAGTAATGAAAGGTGGCAGATGGCCAGTCGGTCAGACGAGGATGGTGAAGATGACTATTACCATAAACGAAAAAGACTTCAATAA
- the LOC136202390 gene encoding E3 ubiquitin ligase PQT3-like isoform X1, which yields MAIHFRFRSSLCFDSVDIEGRSSISVRDLKSKIVLNKNLNICQDFDLVLCDAKTGQEYFEENFQIPSGSSVIIKRVPSGSVHSDMVRGFPVDNVRTKDTNVVETSTPMNVENDNFDDFGVDLCPIFGASISGSDLDGDKKLYFTNSKSDEEIARFLEMPVVGYEKAEASELSEAIPRGIDGEKDTSQMNSKPRVEELVKPERVVTANTVAIQSIDLPAELKCTLCNTCFKEAVMIPCCQHSFCEKCIRLVLTEKGRCPKCLSTKFKEENLLPNVSLRQAIEHFLESQILMTSTDKAFGYAPDGESGIQVKEMSCAASIQQRDEELSHSPCTTGRGSNQIIVKPINVNSSLSQKLKQNNGKKHSSTRTEFERRPENLVVEFQGENQPMHEEVESTIKKKAPWIHSAGANRSFVDTGRQRKGDRTCYLCGSPDHFIRDCPAASSSYPMLHTGSAMFPGDVPGYLSPYWNRSPFPQMSPFPNPYGNPFNATMVPPTTFAVQSYMPSIFSSMPFYGGFPMMGGVASSVVPCAEWHQELQGHEKRQKISNNSSKRQQSFDDDDDDDNNIKKRHYYSESKRSHDPKAPRDRDDGLSHSRNSSTERPHGERHCSYFHDEPERSSSEVEDMPCNSNWHSDEKHKHHHRNSKIHDGGRKRRGGDSIRSYHESTRAKDDKIKRVVSDAKREKHKQNSHESTGAKDDKRNRGDGDSIHSYHDSARAKDDKTKRVLSDSKRGKNKQKRLSESGLEPCISSEWKTRRKERESSNGSRHSRHNSRSMNNEPSNERWQMASRSDEDGEDDYYHKRKRLQ from the exons ATGGCTATCCATTTCAGATTCAGGAGCTCTCTTTGCTTTGACTCTGTCGACATCGAAGGTCGTTCTTCAATTTCAGTTCGCGATCTCAAATCCAAAATTGTTCTTAACAAGAACCTAAATATTTGCCAAGATTTTGATCTCGTTCTTTGTGATGCCAAAACTGGTCAAG AGTATTTCGAGGAAAATTTTCAAATTCCAAGCGGCTCAAGTGTGATTATCAAGAGGGTCCCTTCAGGATCAGTGCATTCGGATAT GGTTCGAGGTTTTCCTGTTGATAATGTTAGAACTAAAGACACAAATGTGGTTGAGACCTCTACTCCAATG aatgTAGAAAATGACAACTTTGATGATTTTGGGGTTGATTTGTGCCCTATTTTCGGGGCAAGTATATCTGGTTCTGATCTTGATGGGGATAAGAAATTGTACTTTACCAACAGTAAGTCTGACGAGGAAATTGCAAG ATTCCTTGAGATGCCTGTGGTAGGATATGAGAAAGCAGAAGCAAGTGAACTTAGTGAAGCTATTCCGAGAG GTATTGATGGTGAGAAGGACACATCTCAAATGAATTCAAAGCCTAGAGTTGAAGAATTAGTAAAACCGGAGAG AGTTGTTACTGCCAATACAGTAGCCATACAAAGCATTGATTTGCCAGCTGAGTTGAAATGCACTCTCTGTAACACTTGTTTTAAGGAGGCTGTGATGATTCCTTGCTGCCAGCATAGTTTTTGCGAGAAGT GCATTCGTCTAGTGCTTACTGAGAAAGGAAGGTGTCCCAAGTGCTTATCCACCAAATTCAAAGAGGAAAATTTGCTACCAAATGTGTCTCTTAGGCAAGCAATAGAACATTTTCTTGAATCTCAAATCCTAATGACAAGTACGGATAAAGCTTTTGGATATGCTCCAG ATGGAGAATCAGGAATTCAAGTGAAAGAAATGTCATGTGCTGCGAGTATTCAGCAAAGAGATGAAGAGTTGTCTCACTCTCCTTGTACTACAGGGAGGGGTTCCAATCAAATTATCGTAAAGCCCATAAATGTGAATTCATCTCTCTCCCAAAAGTTAAAACAAAATAATGGTAAAAAGCATTCCTCCACACGAACGGAATTCGAAAGGCGGCCTGAGAATTTGGTTGTTGAATTCCAAGGGGAAAACCAGCCCATGCACGAGGAAG TAGAGTCCACTATAAAGAAGAAGGCGCCATGGATACATTCTGCag GTGCCAACAGAAGTTTCGTGGATACAGGAAGGCAGAGAAAG GGAGATCGTACATGTTACTTGTGTGGATCTCCAGATCATTTTATAAGGGATTGCCCAGCTGCGTCAAGTTCATATCCTATGCTTCACACAG GAAGTGCTATGTTTCCAGGAGATGTGCCTGGTTACTTATCACCATACTGGAACAGGTCTCCTTTCCCTCAGATGAGTCCGTTTCCAAATCCATATGGCAATCCCTTCAATGCAACCATGGTTCCACCTACAACTTTTGCTGTTCAGTCTTATATGCCTTCTATATTCAGCAGCATGCCTTTCTACGG TGGTTTCCCAATGATGGGAGGTGTGGCATCCTCAGTAGTGCCCTGTGCAGAGTGGCATCAAGAGCTTCAGGGCCATGAGAAGAGACAAAAGATCTCAAATAATAGTTCAAAGAG GCAACAATcttttgatgatgatgatgacgaCGACAACAATATCAAAAAGAGGCATTACTATAGCGAATCAAAAAGGTCACATGACCCCAAAGCACCTCGAGATAGGGATGATGGTTTAAGCCACTCCAGGAACAGCTCTACTGAAAGGCCGCATGGGGAACGCCACTGTAGTTATTTTCACGATGAGCCAGAAAGGTCAAGTTCTGAAGTAGAAGATATGCCATGTAACTCCAACTGGCACAGTGACGAGAAGCATAAGCATCACCATAGGAATTCAAAGATTCATGACGGTGGAAGGAAGCGAAGGGGTGGTGATTCTATTCGTAGTTACCATGAAAGTACTAGAGCAAAAGAtgataaaataaagcgagtcGTGTCTGATGCCAAAAGGGAGAAGCATAAACAGAACAGCCATGAAAGTACTGGAGCAAAAGATGATAAAAGAAACCGAGGTGATGGTGATTCTATTCATAGTTACCATGACAGTGCTAGAGCAAAAGATGATAAAACAAAGAGAGTTCTGTCTGATTCCAAAAGGGGGAAGAATAAACAGAAGAGACTGTCAGAATCAGGTTTGGAACCATGCATATCCAGCGAATGGAAAACACGACGGAAAGAGAGAGAGTCCAGTAATGGATCAAGACATTCCAGGCACAATTCAAGGTCAATGAATAATGAGCCAAGTAATGAAAGGTGGCAGATGGCCAGTCGGTCAGACGAGGATGGTGAAGATGACTATTACCATAAACGAAAAAGACTTCAATAA